One Mycobacterium sp. SMC-4 DNA window includes the following coding sequences:
- a CDS encoding undecaprenyl diphosphate synthase family protein, with translation MSSAPAHVGLIPDGLRRWADAHHTTLTEAYELGGHKVIEILLTLQRLGVHTVSIYNLSRLNLGRRDDELDAVYTASLQFFSELIPAHFDPASCSVRVHGDLDLLPPRYVDAARRVEKLMSGSGFRINILAAYDAVDELRAACRQATAEGCDIADAFEIGEVDLVIRSTPEPLLSGFLPLQSQYAQLRFLTTPLNELSAQDIEDIVAEYRRMPQLRGR, from the coding sequence ATGTCCTCCGCGCCGGCTCACGTCGGGTTGATCCCCGACGGCCTGCGCCGCTGGGCCGACGCACACCACACCACGCTCACCGAGGCCTACGAGCTCGGTGGGCACAAGGTGATCGAGATCCTGCTGACCCTGCAGCGCCTCGGCGTGCACACGGTGTCGATCTACAACCTCAGCCGCCTCAACCTCGGCCGCCGCGACGACGAACTCGACGCCGTCTACACCGCGTCGCTGCAATTCTTCAGCGAGCTGATCCCCGCGCACTTCGACCCAGCGTCATGCAGTGTACGCGTGCACGGTGACCTCGACCTGCTGCCCCCGCGCTACGTCGACGCCGCACGCCGCGTCGAAAAGCTCATGAGCGGCAGCGGGTTTCGAATCAACATCCTGGCCGCGTACGATGCCGTCGACGAACTGCGGGCGGCGTGCCGGCAGGCGACCGCCGAGGGCTGCGACATCGCGGACGCCTTCGAGATCGGCGAGGTGGACCTGGTCATTCGCAGCACCCCCGAACCGTTGCTCAGCGGATTCCTGCCGCTGCAAAGCCAATACGCCCAGCTGCGCTTCCTGACCACACCCCTCAACGAGCTGTCCGCACAGGACATTGAGGACATCGTCGCCGAATACCGCCGCATGCCCCAACTTCGGGGGCGGTGA
- a CDS encoding NAD(P)/FAD-dependent oxidoreductase, giving the protein MSRTPLIIGAGPAGLTAALELTGRGVTPQIFEATGAVGGLARTPTDGQWRIDPGGHRFFTKSEAVSDLWRSLLPDDQWIAVPRSSAMLVDGHLVGYPLRGRDLVTQMGIWRGMRGLGSLAWSRARRTTRLTDQPANFRAWGTEEFGRYWYRMFFDGYVRKTWLTEPAELSSDWALQRIKPIAWRRRNEWVKQDVFRYPRRGPGQLWEAAAERLAQSGVVTSLNSRVEHLRYDGRTWVMQLADGHTVTGDAVFSSMPLGALVHVLDPQPPSYLRSAAASLKHRSLITVAVALSKPYDIPYNWVYTPGPGVHAGRIQNYRRWSEGLAPDGWDGTFLGFEYFIGPGSPRWGASDEQLTALATEDLQTLDLDPSTIEKIMFVRSRFAYPIHDPTRDRSVVRIRDYLREHYPSLHPMGRNGMHRYDNQDHAMLSAMHSVGRYFGEQVTDPWHVNTERQYHETGLQN; this is encoded by the coding sequence ATGTCGAGAACCCCGCTGATCATCGGCGCCGGGCCGGCCGGCCTGACCGCCGCACTCGAGCTGACCGGCCGCGGTGTCACCCCGCAGATCTTCGAAGCGACCGGCGCCGTCGGCGGACTGGCCCGCACCCCCACCGACGGGCAGTGGCGCATCGACCCCGGCGGGCACCGCTTCTTCACCAAAAGCGAAGCGGTGTCCGACTTGTGGCGATCCCTGCTGCCCGACGACCAATGGATCGCGGTGCCGCGTAGCTCGGCCATGCTGGTGGACGGGCATCTGGTCGGTTATCCGCTGCGCGGGCGAGACCTGGTGACACAGATGGGGATCTGGCGCGGCATGCGCGGACTGGGCAGCCTGGCGTGGTCGCGTGCGCGACGCACCACCCGGCTGACCGACCAGCCGGCCAACTTCCGGGCTTGGGGCACCGAGGAATTCGGCCGCTACTGGTACCGGATGTTCTTCGACGGGTACGTCCGCAAGACCTGGCTGACCGAACCCGCCGAACTGTCCAGCGACTGGGCGCTGCAGCGCATCAAACCCATCGCGTGGCGGCGGCGCAACGAGTGGGTCAAACAAGACGTCTTCCGTTATCCGCGGCGCGGTCCCGGCCAGCTCTGGGAAGCCGCCGCCGAACGGCTCGCCCAGAGCGGCGTCGTCACCTCGCTGAACTCACGGGTCGAGCACCTGCGCTACGACGGGCGGACCTGGGTCATGCAGCTGGCCGACGGCCACACCGTCACCGGGGACGCGGTGTTCTCCAGCATGCCGCTGGGCGCGCTGGTCCATGTGCTCGACCCGCAACCGCCCAGCTACCTGCGCAGCGCGGCCGCGTCACTGAAACACCGGTCGCTGATCACCGTCGCCGTCGCGTTGAGCAAGCCCTACGACATTCCGTACAACTGGGTCTACACACCCGGACCCGGTGTGCACGCCGGCCGGATCCAGAACTACCGGCGATGGTCGGAAGGCCTGGCCCCGGACGGCTGGGACGGCACTTTTTTGGGTTTCGAGTACTTCATCGGACCCGGCAGCCCGCGCTGGGGCGCCAGCGACGAGCAGCTCACCGCGCTGGCCACCGAGGATCTGCAGACCCTGGACCTGGACCCGTCGACGATCGAGAAAATCATGTTCGTGCGCTCGCGGTTCGCCTACCCGATCCACGACCCGACCCGCGACCGCAGCGTCGTGCGCATCCGCGACTACCTGCGCGAGCACTACCCGTCGCTGCACCCGATGGGACGCAACGGCATGCACCGGTACGACAACCAGGACCACGCGATGCTCAGCGCGATGCACAGCGTCGGCCGCTACTTCGGGGAGCAGGTCACCGACCCCTGGCACGTCAACACCGAACGTCAGTACCACGAAACCGGGCTACAGAATTAA
- a CDS encoding sugar transferase translates to MVLEAETDVDRPTGRATVPQLRAVPPLREDQTRSPRWIEALRAERGFIPLTIALDVWAGFWSVMLALNLTNASIDPRPIAPLSLLFVPIVIFVLFTRGMYKRKLSHSFLDDLEPLMTSIAVAALATLTILMILTHPLPVGTIVPEYVRPSEVIVRTWLWAVVFFITVRLVRSICQRYLRRKYNFGSAALIVGSGSVARQLIGRMRQIPDYGLHPVGLLAENRPAEVDALGVDYLGTPANLEMVVRSTGACELIIAPSTESDEELARTAQEAQNLGMRVRVVPRLLDAVGGGVYIEHLGGVPLMVMSRTDPKGWQFTFKHGLGRVLAALGLLLISPIFLGLMLAVKLSSPGPIFFRQPRVGRDGKVFDCLKFRSMRPEDPNAAKFQLKEGAAPGGVEGEDRRTWIGKIMRKTSLDELPQLLNVVKGDMTLVGPRPERPEFVELFEMQIRRYGDRHRVKAGITGWAQVHGLRGQTSIADRAEFDNYYIQNWSLLLDFKILCLTVLAVLRPTED, encoded by the coding sequence ATGGTGTTGGAAGCCGAGACGGACGTCGACCGGCCGACCGGTCGCGCGACCGTGCCGCAACTGCGCGCGGTGCCGCCGTTGCGCGAAGATCAGACGCGATCGCCCCGATGGATCGAGGCTTTGCGCGCGGAGCGTGGCTTCATCCCGCTGACCATCGCGCTGGACGTCTGGGCCGGGTTCTGGTCGGTGATGCTTGCCTTGAATCTGACCAACGCCAGCATCGACCCGCGCCCCATCGCCCCACTGTCGCTACTGTTCGTGCCGATCGTCATCTTCGTGCTGTTCACCCGCGGCATGTACAAACGCAAACTCAGCCACAGCTTCCTCGACGACCTCGAACCGCTGATGACCAGCATCGCCGTCGCGGCGCTGGCGACGCTGACCATCCTGATGATCCTCACGCACCCCCTGCCGGTGGGCACCATTGTGCCCGAATACGTTCGGCCCAGCGAAGTGATCGTGCGGACTTGGCTGTGGGCGGTCGTCTTCTTCATCACCGTGCGCCTGGTTCGGTCGATCTGCCAGCGCTACCTACGCCGCAAGTACAACTTCGGATCCGCGGCGCTGATTGTCGGCTCCGGCTCCGTCGCCCGGCAGCTGATCGGCCGAATGCGCCAGATCCCCGACTACGGACTGCATCCGGTGGGCCTGCTCGCCGAAAACCGTCCGGCTGAGGTGGATGCGCTTGGGGTGGACTACCTGGGTACCCCGGCCAATCTTGAGATGGTGGTGCGCTCAACAGGAGCCTGTGAACTGATCATCGCGCCGTCTACCGAGTCCGACGAGGAGCTTGCCCGCACCGCGCAGGAAGCGCAGAACCTCGGAATGCGGGTGCGGGTGGTGCCCCGGCTGCTCGACGCCGTCGGCGGTGGCGTCTATATCGAACACCTCGGCGGGGTGCCGCTGATGGTGATGTCGCGCACCGACCCGAAAGGCTGGCAGTTCACGTTCAAACACGGACTGGGCCGGGTGCTGGCCGCGCTCGGTCTGCTGTTGATCTCGCCGATCTTCCTGGGCCTGATGCTGGCCGTGAAGCTCAGCTCGCCGGGGCCGATCTTCTTCCGCCAGCCCCGGGTGGGCCGCGACGGAAAAGTGTTCGACTGCCTGAAGTTCCGCAGCATGCGCCCCGAAGACCCGAACGCCGCGAAGTTCCAACTCAAAGAGGGCGCGGCACCGGGCGGCGTCGAGGGCGAGGACCGGCGCACCTGGATCGGCAAGATCATGCGCAAGACCTCGCTGGACGAACTGCCGCAGCTGCTCAACGTGGTCAAGGGTGACATGACCCTGGTCGGCCCGCGCCCCGAGCGTCCCGAATTCGTCGAGCTGTTCGAGATGCAGATCCGCCGATACGGCGATCGGCACCGCGTCAAGGCCGGCATCACCGGCTGGGCCCAGGTGCACGGCCTGCGCGGCCAGACCTCCATCGCCGACCGTGCCGAGTTCGACAACTACTACATCCAGAACTGGTCGCTCCTGCTGGATTTCAAGATCCTGTGCCTGACCGTATTGGCGGTCCTGCGGCCCACCGAAGACTGA
- a CDS encoding glycosyltransferase family 1 protein: protein MPEQRSSGRPTDVLFDARHIRQSGIGTYIRMQLPALQSVTARHGLRLSVLADPETVPALAAGTDVVHASPINAGMYTPAEQLVWRRAFAATKPRAVWVPHYPFPLARLLPGNRGVQLYATVHDTIHLLPREVSDQSAAKRAYARAMLAADARYCRRIFTPSEATKTTLTGIVHSARVLVTPIPVGEVWFEPVDRTLSPVSGPFLLYVGNSKRHKNLPLVIEAFAAIADSVPHRLVIAGGGASLRTLDDRVRLLAEAGGDRVVVTGQVDFAVLRALVASAQLLIMPSLYEGAGLPPLEAMASGTAVLSSTIPALRETCGDGADYFDPHDRDALIALLRRYCADDDARAQLAARGHAHVRQRQQQICATAAADAICADLATT from the coding sequence GTGCCCGAACAGCGCAGCAGCGGCCGCCCCACCGACGTCCTCTTCGACGCCCGCCACATCCGGCAGAGCGGCATCGGCACCTACATTCGGATGCAGTTGCCGGCTTTGCAATCCGTCACCGCGCGGCACGGGCTGCGGCTGTCTGTGTTGGCCGATCCCGAGACTGTTCCGGCGCTGGCGGCCGGTACCGACGTGGTGCACGCCTCCCCCATCAACGCGGGCATGTACACACCGGCCGAGCAGCTGGTGTGGCGGCGCGCCTTCGCCGCGACGAAGCCGCGCGCGGTGTGGGTTCCGCACTACCCGTTCCCGCTGGCGCGTCTGCTGCCGGGCAATCGCGGTGTGCAGCTCTACGCCACGGTGCACGACACGATCCATCTGCTACCCCGCGAGGTCAGCGATCAGAGTGCGGCCAAACGCGCCTATGCCCGGGCGATGCTGGCCGCCGATGCCCGGTACTGCCGGCGCATCTTCACTCCGTCGGAGGCCACCAAGACCACGCTGACCGGCATCGTGCATTCGGCGCGGGTGCTGGTGACACCGATCCCGGTCGGCGAGGTGTGGTTTGAGCCGGTCGACCGCACCCTGTCCCCGGTGTCGGGACCGTTCCTGCTGTATGTCGGGAACTCCAAGCGGCACAAGAACCTTCCGTTGGTCATCGAGGCGTTCGCCGCGATCGCCGACTCCGTCCCGCACCGGCTGGTGATCGCGGGAGGCGGTGCATCGCTGCGGACGTTGGACGACCGGGTGCGCCTCCTGGCTGAAGCCGGCGGGGATCGGGTGGTGGTGACCGGGCAGGTCGATTTCGCGGTGCTGCGCGCCCTGGTCGCCTCGGCGCAGTTGCTGATCATGCCCTCGCTGTACGAGGGTGCCGGTCTGCCGCCGCTGGAGGCGATGGCCTCGGGCACCGCGGTGCTGTCCTCGACCATCCCGGCGCTGCGGGAGACGTGCGGGGACGGCGCGGACTACTTCGATCCGCACGACCGCGACGCGCTGATCGCGTTGCTGCGCAGGTACTGCGCCGACGACGACGCCCGCGCGCAGCTCGCGGCGCGCGGGCATGCCCATGTGCGGCAACGCCAGCAGCAGATCTGCGCCACCGCGGCCGCCGACGCGATCTGCGCCGACCTCGCCACGACATGA
- a CDS encoding glycosyl hydrolase family 28-related protein, translated as MTISRRRLLAGVPLAAGLVALPGCGSRGVLDVRDFGAKGDGVTDDSQAIQSAAAALRSHGTLHFPPGRYRFAQHFPPGMAAVVVTGVTNAAVDFAPGAELLMDNVEPSDRTGTGHGILVRGPASRISLRNITIRWTQGSQRSLGDGIRVEGMPDLGTPRNWQSQAGPVTGVAVSDCVVENSPQTGVVMLGAANISVRNLRVSRSGADGLHFNACRHARVRDVHTTQTGDDGLALVTYYDREFSYHSVEATFAFPELTPWSNTDFEVRDVTVRAGRANGVRLAGAQQVRISGLDVTGVQTGSAVMVDSAEPGTDVGWHYVASRDIRIDDVATTGCHTGIHLLARPGESGDARFTEFGVHVGRAHLDGCDNWAVHAESLAAQPMRGLHIEQCVITSGSGSGGNGGLGLHRAHDVSLGEVSIRHAEPVVVFRAREAERLAVRRLAVTIDKPDHRQATPAPAVMLHGSGAIDDLELGWAGAPASWHPVAVTPAPQCGRHPVVIKQLRVHTPQGNSGIHCS; from the coding sequence ATGACGATCTCGCGCCGTCGCCTGCTGGCCGGTGTGCCGCTGGCCGCGGGCCTGGTCGCGCTGCCCGGCTGCGGCTCGCGCGGCGTGCTCGACGTCCGCGACTTCGGCGCCAAAGGCGATGGCGTCACCGACGATTCGCAGGCCATCCAGTCCGCGGCCGCGGCTCTGCGGTCGCACGGCACGCTGCATTTTCCGCCGGGGCGGTATCGCTTCGCCCAGCATTTCCCGCCCGGGATGGCCGCGGTCGTGGTGACCGGGGTGACCAACGCCGCGGTCGACTTCGCCCCCGGTGCCGAACTGCTGATGGACAACGTCGAGCCCAGCGACCGCACCGGCACCGGTCACGGCATTCTGGTGCGCGGGCCCGCGTCACGAATCTCATTGCGCAACATCACTATCCGCTGGACACAAGGCTCGCAGCGCTCCCTCGGCGACGGCATCCGGGTGGAGGGGATGCCCGATCTGGGGACCCCTCGGAATTGGCAAAGCCAGGCAGGGCCGGTCACCGGCGTCGCCGTCAGCGATTGTGTGGTCGAGAACAGTCCGCAGACCGGGGTGGTGATGCTAGGTGCGGCCAACATCTCGGTGCGCAATCTACGGGTCAGCCGTAGCGGCGCTGACGGGCTGCACTTCAACGCGTGCCGGCATGCGCGGGTGCGCGATGTGCACACCACGCAGACCGGTGATGACGGTCTGGCGCTGGTCACCTATTACGACCGCGAATTCTCCTACCACAGTGTCGAAGCCACGTTCGCGTTCCCAGAGTTGACCCCGTGGTCGAACACCGACTTCGAGGTCCGCGACGTGACGGTGCGGGCCGGGCGGGCCAACGGTGTGCGGCTGGCCGGCGCGCAGCAGGTGCGTATCAGCGGCCTCGATGTCACCGGGGTGCAGACGGGTTCGGCGGTGATGGTCGATTCCGCCGAACCGGGCACCGATGTCGGTTGGCACTACGTCGCCAGCCGCGACATCCGCATCGACGATGTCGCGACGACGGGTTGTCACACCGGGATCCACCTGCTGGCCCGGCCCGGAGAATCCGGGGACGCGCGGTTCACCGAATTCGGGGTCCATGTCGGCCGGGCCCACCTGGACGGCTGCGACAACTGGGCGGTGCACGCCGAATCGCTGGCGGCCCAACCGATGCGGGGATTGCACATCGAGCAGTGCGTTATCACATCCGGGTCGGGTTCCGGTGGTAACGGCGGCCTGGGCCTGCACCGCGCCCACGACGTGTCGCTGGGTGAGGTCAGCATCCGCCACGCCGAACCGGTGGTGGTGTTCCGCGCCCGCGAGGCTGAACGGTTGGCGGTGCGCCGGTTGGCGGTGACGATCGACAAACCCGACCACCGTCAGGCCACGCCGGCACCGGCGGTGATGCTGCATGGCTCCGGGGCGATCGACGATCTGGAGCTGGGGTGGGCGGGCGCGCCGGCGTCCTGGCATCCCGTTGCGGTCACCCCCGCACCACAGTGCGGCCGGCACCCGGTGGTGATCAAGCAACTCAGAGTGCACACCCCGCAGGGAAATTCAGGCATTCACTGCTCCTGA
- a CDS encoding GAF domain-containing protein, with the protein MNASVRRFDDWLNRALERLAKDAGEDVETYIFRAVGARMLHELKHAESPDLEAARAHLAEVGVFADDAMPDVSAVINDPARLQALYATKLLDTPPEEVYDRITRAAADALDAPHAAVSLIDVDRQFLKSTAGMDLTSDEERQTTLPRSVCQYAVANGTPLVIDDARLDPVFRNHPAVVDGTVVAYLGIPLTDNADNSIGTLCVFDTQARQWRSGHVQVLSDLAALAAERIFGH; encoded by the coding sequence GTGAACGCTTCGGTGCGCAGGTTCGACGACTGGCTCAACCGTGCCCTTGAGCGGCTGGCCAAAGACGCCGGCGAGGATGTCGAGACCTACATTTTCCGTGCGGTCGGCGCCCGAATGCTCCATGAGCTCAAGCACGCCGAGAGCCCGGACCTGGAGGCCGCTCGCGCCCACCTCGCCGAGGTCGGTGTGTTTGCCGACGATGCCATGCCCGATGTCTCTGCGGTGATCAATGATCCCGCCCGACTGCAGGCGCTCTATGCCACCAAATTGCTCGACACCCCACCGGAAGAGGTCTACGACCGCATCACCCGCGCTGCCGCCGACGCGCTGGACGCGCCACACGCCGCGGTGTCGCTGATCGACGTCGACCGGCAGTTCCTCAAGAGCACCGCCGGAATGGACTTGACCTCCGACGAGGAAAGGCAGACGACACTGCCGCGGTCGGTCTGTCAGTACGCCGTGGCAAACGGCACCCCGCTGGTGATCGACGATGCCCGCCTCGACCCGGTGTTCCGGAACCATCCAGCGGTCGTGGACGGCACCGTCGTGGCCTATCTGGGTATTCCGCTGACCGACAACGCCGACAACTCCATCGGCACGCTGTGTGTCTTCGACACTCAGGCGCGCCAGTGGCGCTCCGGCCACGTGCAGGTGCTCAGTGATCTCGCAGCACTGGCCGCCGAACGCATCTTCGGTCACTGA
- a CDS encoding cellulose biosynthesis cyclic di-GMP-binding regulatory protein BcsB, producing the protein MTHREFFLINVIRRVVAMVLSLALVASLSAAQVASADPLNSDPAAGPEVGLPWRSLGLPERLTLSGANVGQEFTVPVPSGFSPLRLRGLIHAPIDYAAGFVEILSGTGRFLATVPLPAVVPEQAVVPFDVDISAAQVNPTGMGLSFTVRQPLMSAEDRCGLGQQVMLSDLSAVFTGAEPAPTSIANFFPPVLQRLTIYTPVDADDAEKQAALTLASAVTRLYRPQPVAITVVDQPRGATPPPAPQFTRAVVVERGDAGLTVVNPDRAEVFLRVAGRGNQLSDQAALMVADVQSLVQVPQARVDQAGAVAGAQGDEFTFEELGISGAASVLRTATLTVGVDRAAFGSGRVDGLRMQLLATHTPVAELDSASVSVSVNGQAVTAVPLTETGRLDVTFDVPAEFLRQRISLDFDLTFSPRQLCNPAIAPVAFELDPRSTVTVRRGGDPLGGFGAVPSELAPEFLVAFDGSSPDQLDYAVRAVSAVARLTGAPLAPRVVDVNDAANSSTGALIVANSATVDRTSLRPPVGGQGTQVQVGLARELRADVNRGLGSVQVFADGPRDRTVMLVTTSGAWSLVEPVFDYLNAQPDGLASLTGDVLAAGPDGEVTNLAIGAADSPPSTQDDPGGSRWWLVAAGVLVLSLLAVAAALWWRRRQEPAQLGDSSEPSVSKTS; encoded by the coding sequence ATGACGCATCGAGAATTCTTTCTGATCAACGTGATTCGCCGGGTTGTCGCGATGGTTCTGTCGCTGGCGCTGGTGGCGTCGCTAAGTGCGGCTCAGGTGGCCTCGGCCGACCCGCTCAATTCCGATCCGGCCGCCGGCCCGGAGGTGGGGTTGCCGTGGCGGTCGCTGGGCCTGCCGGAACGGCTGACGCTGTCCGGAGCGAACGTCGGCCAGGAGTTCACGGTGCCGGTACCGTCGGGTTTCTCCCCGCTGCGGTTGCGTGGGTTAATTCACGCGCCTATCGATTACGCCGCCGGATTTGTCGAGATCCTCAGCGGGACAGGCCGGTTCCTGGCCACGGTGCCGCTGCCCGCGGTGGTGCCAGAGCAGGCTGTGGTGCCCTTCGACGTGGATATCTCGGCCGCGCAGGTGAACCCGACGGGGATGGGGTTGTCGTTCACGGTGCGTCAGCCCCTGATGTCGGCTGAGGATCGGTGCGGCCTGGGCCAGCAGGTGATGCTCAGTGATTTGTCGGCGGTGTTCACCGGTGCCGAACCGGCGCCGACGTCGATCGCGAACTTTTTCCCGCCGGTGCTGCAGCGGTTGACGATCTACACCCCCGTCGACGCCGACGATGCCGAGAAGCAGGCGGCGCTGACGTTGGCCTCGGCGGTGACGCGGCTCTACCGACCGCAGCCGGTCGCGATCACCGTGGTGGATCAGCCCCGGGGGGCCACTCCCCCGCCGGCGCCGCAGTTCACCCGCGCGGTGGTGGTGGAGCGCGGGGACGCCGGGTTGACCGTCGTGAATCCGGACCGGGCTGAGGTGTTTCTGCGGGTGGCCGGGCGCGGGAATCAGCTCAGCGATCAGGCGGCGCTGATGGTCGCCGACGTGCAGTCGCTGGTGCAGGTGCCCCAGGCGCGGGTGGACCAGGCCGGTGCGGTCGCCGGTGCGCAGGGCGACGAGTTCACTTTCGAGGAGCTGGGCATCAGCGGTGCCGCGTCGGTGCTGCGGACCGCGACGTTGACGGTCGGGGTGGATCGCGCGGCGTTCGGGTCGGGGCGCGTCGACGGTCTGCGGATGCAGCTGCTGGCTACCCACACCCCGGTGGCGGAGCTGGATTCGGCGAGCGTGTCGGTCAGCGTGAACGGTCAGGCGGTCACGGCGGTGCCGTTGACCGAGACGGGTCGGCTGGACGTGACGTTCGACGTGCCGGCGGAGTTCCTGCGTCAGCGCATCAGCCTGGACTTCGATCTGACGTTCAGTCCGCGCCAGCTGTGCAACCCGGCGATCGCGCCGGTGGCCTTCGAGCTGGATCCGCGGTCGACGGTGACGGTGCGCCGCGGCGGCGACCCGCTGGGTGGGTTCGGTGCGGTGCCCTCGGAGTTGGCCCCGGAGTTTCTGGTGGCGTTCGACGGCAGCAGCCCCGATCAGCTCGATTACGCGGTGCGGGCGGTGTCCGCGGTCGCGCGGTTGACCGGGGCACCGCTGGCGCCGCGGGTGGTCGACGTCAACGATGCGGCCAACTCGAGCACGGGCGCTTTGATCGTGGCCAACTCCGCAACCGTGGACCGGACGTCGTTGCGGCCACCGGTCGGCGGGCAGGGCACGCAGGTGCAGGTCGGATTGGCGCGGGAGCTGCGGGCCGACGTGAACCGCGGGCTGGGCTCGGTGCAGGTGTTCGCCGACGGACCGCGGGACCGCACCGTCATGCTGGTCACGACCAGCGGGGCGTGGTCGCTGGTGGAGCCGGTGTTCGACTACCTCAATGCGCAGCCGGACGGGCTGGCGAGCCTGACCGGGGATGTGCTGGCGGCCGGGCCTGACGGCGAGGTGACCAATCTGGCGATCGGCGCGGCGGATTCACCGCCGAGCACCCAGGACGACCCCGGCGGGTCCCGGTGGTGGCTGGTCGCGGCCGGGGTTCTGGTGCTGTCGCTGCTGGCGGTGGCCGCGGCGCTGTGGTGGCGGCGGCGCCAAGAACCGGCTCAGCTGGGTGATTCTTCGGAGCCCAGCGTGTCGAAGACTTCGTGA
- a CDS encoding glycosyltransferase, with the protein MNPAIVHERLTEIAGSENVVTELARQWPEAPVTIPIVEPRVDALFASRVRTGALSTAYRRVGYRSYAPLLPLVPAWYKRRDFGPADVVIISHHAFGVAAVHAAGTRPTVAYVHSPARWAWDKDMRREEASSLPGHLALDVLSRLAIRTELGAADKITTIVANSSAVAQRIRNHWNRESTVVHPPVNVDFYTPDPSEPREDYFLLPGRLVWYKRPDVAIRAAVAAGVKLVVAGAGRDEAKCRKLADGADVTFLGRVSDDEFRRLYRRARAMVMPGEEDFGITPVEAMACGTPVIALGVGGALDSVVEGRTGTFVHGNDDGDVVAHFADVFASFDPGHYDPATIRAHAEGFSPETFRSAMAEVVGQTLATHRDG; encoded by the coding sequence GTGAACCCCGCGATCGTGCACGAACGGCTGACCGAGATCGCCGGCTCGGAGAACGTCGTCACCGAACTGGCCCGCCAGTGGCCCGAGGCGCCGGTCACCATCCCGATCGTCGAGCCCCGCGTCGACGCGCTGTTCGCCTCCCGGGTACGCACCGGCGCGCTGTCGACGGCCTACCGGCGCGTCGGCTACCGCAGCTACGCGCCGCTACTGCCGCTGGTTCCGGCCTGGTACAAGCGCCGCGACTTCGGCCCGGCCGACGTCGTGATCATCAGCCACCACGCATTCGGGGTGGCCGCCGTGCACGCCGCCGGGACCCGGCCCACCGTCGCCTACGTGCACTCACCGGCCCGCTGGGCGTGGGACAAAGACATGCGCCGCGAGGAGGCGTCGTCGCTGCCCGGCCACCTGGCCCTCGACGTGCTGTCCCGGCTGGCGATCCGCACCGAGCTCGGCGCCGCCGACAAGATCACCACCATCGTGGCAAACAGTTCGGCTGTGGCCCAACGCATCCGCAACCACTGGAACCGCGAATCCACCGTCGTGCACCCGCCGGTCAACGTCGACTTCTACACGCCCGACCCCAGCGAACCCAGGGAGGACTACTTCCTGCTGCCTGGCCGGCTGGTTTGGTACAAACGGCCCGACGTGGCGATCCGGGCCGCGGTGGCCGCCGGGGTCAAGCTCGTCGTCGCCGGCGCCGGTCGCGATGAAGCCAAGTGTCGCAAGCTCGCCGACGGCGCCGACGTCACGTTCCTGGGCCGGGTGTCCGACGACGAGTTCCGCCGGCTCTACCGCCGCGCCCGCGCGATGGTCATGCCCGGCGAAGAGGACTTCGGCATCACCCCGGTCGAAGCCATGGCGTGCGGCACCCCGGTGATCGCCCTCGGGGTCGGCGGCGCGCTCGACAGCGTCGTGGAAGGACGCACCGGCACCTTCGTGCACGGCAACGACGACGGCGACGTGGTCGCCCACTTCGCCGACGTGTTCGCGTCGTTCGACCCCGGACACTACGACCCGGCCACCATTCGGGCCCACGCCGAGGGGTTCTCACCCGAGACCTTCCGCAGCGCCATGGCTGAGGTGGTGGGGCAGACGCTGGCGACCCACCGCGATGGCTAG
- a CDS encoding GtrA family protein: MSFADATIKRLPRPMRPFAERHHEFIKFAIVGATTFVIDMTIFFTLKLTILEPKPVTAKIIAGIVAVIASYILNREWSFRDRGGRERHHEALLFFGVSGVGVLLSMAPLWVSSYVFMLRVPMVSLAVENVADFISAYIIGNLLQMAFRFWAFRRFVFPDEFARNPDKALESALTTGGIAEALEDEYELRHPPKADNVTPLWQSRRRRMRARLHDDDNVSKTS; encoded by the coding sequence GTGTCCTTTGCCGATGCGACGATCAAGCGCCTGCCACGGCCGATGCGTCCGTTCGCCGAGCGGCACCACGAGTTCATCAAATTCGCGATTGTCGGGGCGACCACGTTCGTCATCGACATGACGATTTTCTTCACACTCAAGCTGACGATTCTGGAACCCAAGCCGGTGACGGCGAAGATCATCGCCGGCATCGTCGCGGTCATCGCGTCCTACATCCTGAACCGGGAATGGAGCTTCCGCGACCGGGGTGGCCGTGAGCGCCATCACGAGGCGCTGCTGTTCTTCGGGGTCAGCGGGGTGGGCGTGCTGCTGAGCATGGCCCCGCTGTGGGTGTCGAGCTATGTGTTCATGCTGCGGGTGCCGATGGTCTCGCTGGCCGTGGAGAACGTCGCCGACTTCATCTCGGCCTACATCATCGGCAATCTGCTGCAGATGGCGTTCCGGTTCTGGGCGTTCCGCCGGTTCGTCTTCCCCGACGAGTTCGCGCGCAATCCGGACAAGGCCCTGGAGTCCGCGCTGACCACCGGCGGCATCGCCGAAGCGCTGGAGGACGAGTACGAGCTGCGGCACCCGCCGAAGGCCGACAATGTGACCCCGCTGTGGCAGTCGCGGCGACGACGGATGCGTGCCCGGCTACACGACGACGACAACGTGTCCAAGACGTCTTAA